One Gigantopelta aegis isolate Gae_Host chromosome 1, Gae_host_genome, whole genome shotgun sequence genomic region harbors:
- the LOC121373303 gene encoding ubiquitin-like-conjugating enzyme ATG3 isoform X1 produces MQNIVNAVKGTALGVAEYLTPVLKESKFRETGVITPEEFVAAGDHIVHHCPTWQWMKGEDSKIKPYLPPDKQFLITRNVPCYKRVKQMDNHQDDQEKVIEEEDGDGGWVDTHHFPGEHSLGSMYDAVAEMDLDSKDDSKPTTTPPADDDDGDDDEEAADMEEFEESGMLEESDVATLAPEKVVTSVSNSTESGILQTRTYDLNITYDKYYQTPRLWLYGYDENRQPLTVEQMYDDFSQDHAKKTVTMEAHPNLPGPPMASVHPCRHADVMKKIIEIVAEGGRELGVHMYLMIFLKFVQAVIPTIEYDYTRHFTM; encoded by the exons ATGCAGAATATTGTGAATGCCGTTAAAGGGACAGCGCTGGGTGTTGCTGAATACTTAACACCCGTTTTAAAG GAATCAAAGTTCAGAGAAACAGGAGTCATAACACCAGAAGAG tttgttgCCGCTGGTGACCACATTGTACATCACTGTCCGACCTGGCAGTGGATGAAGGGAGAAGACTCCAAAATTAAACCGTATCTTCCACCTGATAAACAGTTCCTCATCACCAGGAATG TGCCGTGTTACAAGCGTGTGAAGCAGATGGACAATCACCAAGACGACCAAGAGAAGGTGATAGAGGAGGAGGACGGGGATGGAGGCTGGGTGGACACGCACCACTTTCCAG GGGAACATTCACTGGGTTCAATGTACGATGCTGTGGCCGAAATGGATTTAGATTCAAAA gaTGACAGTAAGCCTACGACCACACCACCtgctgatgatgacgatggtgatgatgatgaggaaGCTGCCGATATGGAAGAGTTCGAAGAAAGTGGAATGTTAGAAGAAAGTGATGTG GCAACATTAGCACCAGAAAAAGTAGTGACTTCCGTATCAAACAGTACAGAGAGTGGGATACTCCAGACACGAACGTACGACTTGAATATCACATACGACAAATACTACCAGACTCCTAGACTGTGGTTGTACGGTTACGATGAG AACCGCCAACCACTGACAGTGGAACAAATGTATGACGATTTTAGTCAGGACCATGCGAAAAAGACTGTTACCATGGAGGCACACCCGAACCTTCCTGGACCTCCAATGGCATCGGTCCACCCATGCAG ACACGCGGACGTGATGAAGAAGATAATTGAGATTGTGGCTGAAGGCGGACGGGAGCTCGGTGTTCATAT GTATCTGATGATATTTCTCAAGTTTGTTCAAGCTGTGATTCCAACTATAGAATATGACTACActagac ATTTTACAATGTGA
- the LOC121373303 gene encoding ubiquitin-like-conjugating enzyme ATG3 isoform X2 produces the protein MQNIVNAVKGTALGVAEYLTPVLKFVAAGDHIVHHCPTWQWMKGEDSKIKPYLPPDKQFLITRNVPCYKRVKQMDNHQDDQEKVIEEEDGDGGWVDTHHFPGEHSLGSMYDAVAEMDLDSKDDSKPTTTPPADDDDGDDDEEAADMEEFEESGMLEESDVATLAPEKVVTSVSNSTESGILQTRTYDLNITYDKYYQTPRLWLYGYDENRQPLTVEQMYDDFSQDHAKKTVTMEAHPNLPGPPMASVHPCRHADVMKKIIEIVAEGGRELGVHMYLMIFLKFVQAVIPTIEYDYTRHFTM, from the exons ATGCAGAATATTGTGAATGCCGTTAAAGGGACAGCGCTGGGTGTTGCTGAATACTTAACACCCGTTTTAAAG tttgttgCCGCTGGTGACCACATTGTACATCACTGTCCGACCTGGCAGTGGATGAAGGGAGAAGACTCCAAAATTAAACCGTATCTTCCACCTGATAAACAGTTCCTCATCACCAGGAATG TGCCGTGTTACAAGCGTGTGAAGCAGATGGACAATCACCAAGACGACCAAGAGAAGGTGATAGAGGAGGAGGACGGGGATGGAGGCTGGGTGGACACGCACCACTTTCCAG GGGAACATTCACTGGGTTCAATGTACGATGCTGTGGCCGAAATGGATTTAGATTCAAAA gaTGACAGTAAGCCTACGACCACACCACCtgctgatgatgacgatggtgatgatgatgaggaaGCTGCCGATATGGAAGAGTTCGAAGAAAGTGGAATGTTAGAAGAAAGTGATGTG GCAACATTAGCACCAGAAAAAGTAGTGACTTCCGTATCAAACAGTACAGAGAGTGGGATACTCCAGACACGAACGTACGACTTGAATATCACATACGACAAATACTACCAGACTCCTAGACTGTGGTTGTACGGTTACGATGAG AACCGCCAACCACTGACAGTGGAACAAATGTATGACGATTTTAGTCAGGACCATGCGAAAAAGACTGTTACCATGGAGGCACACCCGAACCTTCCTGGACCTCCAATGGCATCGGTCCACCCATGCAG ACACGCGGACGTGATGAAGAAGATAATTGAGATTGTGGCTGAAGGCGGACGGGAGCTCGGTGTTCATAT GTATCTGATGATATTTCTCAAGTTTGTTCAAGCTGTGATTCCAACTATAGAATATGACTACActagacattttacaatgtga